One genomic region from Terriglobales bacterium encodes:
- a CDS encoding HAMP domain-containing sensor histidine kinase, with product MKSSAKERLLSLAVVLGLAGVLITLGVLQYRWSREVSDATSTRMEASLQTSMMGVRQDLYRELASICLVFQSDPEAPADKDHKKYVQRYQEWARTAAHPDLVSNVFIWETGAGKSPRLLRLNGSEGEFEAAEWPANFQAVHDRLQATSLDMIVAALARLGLKQRPRGLNEPPPALERGRDNQRSASGPVFPWRIDQNIPLLVHANIQRNSSAEHAQPTVDWFLIELDSNVLQSHVMPELAERYFGGPEGLTYEVALVGGAAEPRVIYTSDRGFGTQDPRSTEAFINVFGPPHGPPQDSAAKTTTGLHADSGLGGLRMHDWRGPPAPVRVEPIRYSANDRDWQLLAKHRKGSLEAVVAATRRRNLTISFGVLLLLAASMAMVIITSLRAQRLAKLQMDFVAAVSHELRTPLAVISSAADNLADGVVESKPQLTQYGSVIKKQARQLTDLVEQILLFAAAREERPRFTLRPLQVSEIVDLAINHTAELIHAAQFTVEKDIPANLPAVMGDLPALSRCLQNLITNAVKYGGDQRWIGIRARASEDDGRSAEIQITVQDKGVGIATSDLPHIFEPFYRSPSVAAAQIHGTGLGLPLAKSIAEAMGGQLSVRSSPGAGSSFTLHLPLPKEVLADARTELGVAPHPKLS from the coding sequence ATGAAATCCTCCGCTAAGGAAAGACTGCTATCGCTGGCCGTGGTGCTGGGCCTGGCAGGAGTGTTGATTACTCTTGGCGTCCTGCAGTATCGCTGGAGCCGCGAGGTCAGCGACGCCACCAGCACGCGGATGGAGGCGAGCCTCCAGACCTCAATGATGGGCGTGCGCCAGGACCTCTATCGCGAGCTCGCGAGCATCTGCCTGGTGTTTCAGAGCGATCCAGAGGCGCCTGCCGATAAGGATCACAAGAAGTATGTCCAGCGCTACCAGGAGTGGGCGAGAACCGCTGCTCATCCTGACCTGGTAAGTAATGTGTTCATCTGGGAAACAGGCGCAGGGAAATCTCCCCGCCTGCTGCGCTTGAACGGGAGCGAAGGGGAGTTCGAGGCGGCGGAGTGGCCCGCCAATTTTCAGGCTGTGCACGACCGGCTGCAAGCCACATCCTTGGACATGATCGTAGCAGCCCTGGCCAGGCTGGGACTGAAGCAGCGTCCGCGCGGGCTCAACGAACCTCCCCCCGCTCTCGAACGCGGGCGCGACAATCAACGCTCGGCTAGTGGTCCGGTATTCCCCTGGCGGATCGATCAGAATATCCCGCTTCTGGTTCACGCCAATATTCAACGGAATTCCTCGGCTGAGCATGCCCAACCGACGGTGGACTGGTTTTTGATTGAACTGGATTCCAATGTTCTGCAGTCACATGTCATGCCCGAGCTGGCGGAAAGATATTTTGGAGGACCTGAGGGTCTGACATATGAAGTAGCTCTGGTCGGTGGCGCGGCGGAGCCGCGCGTGATTTACACCTCCGATCGCGGCTTCGGTACCCAGGATCCACGCAGCACAGAGGCGTTCATCAACGTGTTTGGTCCGCCGCACGGTCCTCCGCAGGATAGCGCCGCCAAGACAACGACAGGCTTGCATGCCGACAGCGGCCTGGGAGGACTCCGGATGCACGACTGGCGCGGCCCTCCGGCGCCGGTGCGAGTGGAACCAATTCGCTACAGCGCGAACGACCGTGATTGGCAATTGCTGGCGAAGCATCGCAAAGGCTCACTGGAAGCGGTCGTCGCGGCCACCCGGCGCAGGAATCTGACTATCAGCTTTGGTGTGTTATTGCTGCTCGCAGCCAGTATGGCCATGGTGATCATTACCAGTTTGCGGGCGCAGAGACTGGCGAAGTTGCAGATGGACTTTGTGGCTGCCGTTTCTCATGAGTTGCGTACCCCCCTCGCTGTGATCAGCTCGGCTGCCGACAATCTGGCCGATGGCGTGGTAGAGAGTAAACCTCAGCTTACGCAGTACGGTTCGGTTATCAAAAAGCAGGCTCGACAGCTGACTGATCTGGTGGAGCAGATCCTCCTATTCGCAGCTGCGCGCGAGGAGCGGCCACGGTTTACCTTGCGACCCCTGCAAGTTTCCGAGATCGTGGATTTGGCAATCAACCATACAGCCGAGCTTATCCATGCCGCACAATTCACCGTCGAAAAAGATATTCCGGCGAATCTTCCTGCGGTGATGGGCGACTTGCCCGCATTGTCCCGATGCCTGCAAAATTTGATTACCAACGCGGTGAAATACGGCGGCGACCAGCGATGGATTGGAATCCGCGCCCGGGCCAGCGAGGATGACGGTAGATCCGCTGAGATTCAGATCACGGTGCAGGACAAGGGCGTGGGTATCGCGACCTCAGATTTGCCGCACATTTTCGAGCCTTTTTACCGCAGCCCATCAGTCGCCGCAGCCCAGATTCATGGCACCGGCCTGGGGCTGCCACTGGCCAAGAGCATCGCTGAGGCCATGGGAGGCCAGCTGAGTGTTCGTAGCTCGCCTGGAGCAGGAAGTTCGTTCACCCTTCATCTCCCGCTTCCTAAAGAAGTGCTGGCCGACGCCAGGACGGAACTCGGAGTCGCACCCCATCCTAAGCTGTCATAA
- a CDS encoding trypsin-like peptidase domain-containing protein, with amino-acid sequence MNSARQWLKVTAWCALACGGVLPVHAQDRQTPAETHSQLAEAAVPDIPTTPAAARSAGLLHQFSESLQQLADKISPAVVQVMVTGYGPAEDHDRADTALIRRQHTIGSGVIVDPNGYIITNAHVIEGAERIRVIFPNVPSGTSNQDTTQVLRPTTATVVGVHQQTDLALLKVDAKGLASLDLNNYRNVHQGEIVVALGSPQGLENTMTLGIVSAASRQPDPDSPMAYIQTDAPINRGNSGGPLIDADGYLVGINTFILTESGGSEGLGFAVPASVVNFVYRELRERGHVHHGEIGAIAQTITPVLAAGLGLPRDQGVIVSDVFPGSSAEASGLKIRDIILKLDGAPVGGLPTFQSALYMHAPGDNLRLEVLRGSQKIDLNIPVKQVHDDADRLADVADPGKNLISKLGIIGSNLDPAVANLLDDPRAKTGVVVAARVRDPLEVDTGLVAGDIIHAVNQTGVASVAELRSALEKVKPGDPLVLQIEHRGKLSYVACEME; translated from the coding sequence ATGAATTCCGCAAGACAATGGCTGAAAGTGACGGCATGGTGTGCGCTTGCATGCGGGGGCGTGCTCCCGGTCCACGCACAGGACAGGCAGACACCGGCTGAGACCCATTCGCAGCTGGCGGAGGCGGCGGTACCGGATATTCCCACGACTCCCGCGGCTGCGCGCTCCGCTGGTCTGCTGCACCAATTCAGCGAGTCCCTGCAGCAGCTGGCAGACAAGATTTCGCCTGCGGTGGTGCAGGTCATGGTGACCGGATATGGTCCTGCCGAGGATCATGATCGAGCCGATACGGCTCTGATCCGGCGCCAGCACACCATCGGTTCGGGAGTGATTGTCGACCCCAATGGCTACATCATCACCAACGCGCACGTGATCGAAGGAGCCGAGCGGATTCGTGTGATCTTTCCGAATGTGCCGTCAGGTACGAGTAACCAGGACACGACGCAAGTCCTGCGCCCCACCACGGCAACCGTGGTCGGCGTTCACCAGCAGACCGACTTGGCTCTTCTGAAAGTGGATGCCAAGGGTCTGGCATCGCTGGACCTGAACAACTATCGCAACGTGCATCAGGGAGAAATCGTGGTGGCGCTGGGCAGCCCGCAGGGCCTGGAAAACACGATGACCCTGGGAATCGTGAGCGCAGCCTCGCGCCAGCCTGATCCCGACAGTCCCATGGCGTACATCCAAACCGATGCCCCTATCAATCGGGGCAACAGTGGAGGGCCACTCATTGACGCCGATGGATATCTGGTCGGAATCAATACCTTCATCCTGACGGAAAGCGGCGGAAGCGAAGGTCTGGGATTCGCGGTTCCGGCCAGCGTTGTCAACTTCGTGTACCGCGAACTTCGCGAGCGCGGACACGTACATCATGGGGAGATTGGCGCGATCGCACAGACCATCACACCCGTGCTGGCTGCGGGGCTGGGACTGCCGCGGGATCAAGGAGTGATTGTCTCCGACGTGTTTCCCGGCTCGTCGGCGGAAGCTTCGGGTTTGAAGATTCGCGACATCATTCTCAAACTCGATGGCGCTCCAGTAGGCGGCCTGCCCACGTTCCAATCTGCGCTCTACATGCACGCGCCGGGCGACAATCTCCGCCTCGAAGTGTTGCGGGGCAGTCAGAAGATCGATCTGAACATTCCAGTCAAGCAAGTGCACGACGATGCAGACCGTTTGGCAGATGTGGCCGATCCGGGAAAGAATCTGATTTCCAAGCTGGGCATTATCGGCTCAAATTTGGATCCTGCGGTCGCCAACCTGCTAGACGATCCTCGTGCGAAGACAGGCGTGGTAGTAGCTGCGCGTGTTCGCGATCCCCTGGAAGTGGATACCGGGCTGGTGGCGGGAGACATTATTCATGCCGTGAATCAGACGGGGGTGGCGAGCGTCGCCGAGCTTCGCAGCGCGCTGGAAAAAGTGAAACCGGGGGATCCGCTGGTCCTGCAGATCGAGCACCGGGGCAAGCTAAGTTATGTCGCCTGCGAAATGGAATAA
- a CDS encoding response regulator transcription factor, translating to MRERILLVEDEEALCMTLSDRLKREGYVVDCARDGEAGYDRATRTPFDLIILDVMLPRKNGFDICRDIRKAGLITPILMLTARSQTLDKVVGLKIGADDYVTKPFDMLEVMARIEALLRRAPSRPLAHAAVHQVGSIRVDLRGTEVTRDGKVVALSAREFQLLRYFLEHRGTTLSRAEILKEVWGYSVDTFTRTVDVHVASLRQKLEDDPKQPQLILTVQGLGYKFAPSEPGY from the coding sequence ATGCGCGAAAGAATTCTTCTGGTTGAAGACGAAGAAGCTCTCTGCATGACCCTCAGCGATCGGCTGAAGCGAGAGGGATACGTTGTCGATTGCGCCCGTGACGGGGAAGCAGGATACGACCGCGCCACCCGGACACCCTTCGATCTGATCATCCTGGATGTCATGCTGCCGCGCAAGAACGGCTTCGACATTTGCCGTGACATCCGCAAGGCCGGGCTGATCACGCCCATCCTGATGCTGACCGCGCGCAGTCAGACGTTGGACAAAGTGGTAGGTCTGAAAATTGGCGCCGATGACTACGTGACCAAACCCTTCGACATGCTGGAGGTGATGGCCCGAATCGAGGCGCTCCTACGGCGTGCTCCCAGCCGCCCTCTGGCTCATGCCGCAGTGCACCAGGTCGGCTCGATTCGCGTCGATCTGCGAGGAACAGAAGTCACACGCGATGGAAAAGTCGTGGCGCTTTCCGCCCGCGAATTTCAGCTGCTGCGCTACTTCCTCGAACACCGCGGCACTACCCTGTCGCGTGCGGAAATCTTGAAAGAGGTTTGGGGTTACAGCGTCGACACATTTACGCGCACCGTGGATGTCCACGTGGCGAGCCTCCGCCAGAAATTGGAAGATGATCCCAAGCAACCCCAATTGATCTTGACGGTACAGGGCCTGGGATATAAGTTCGCGCCCTCTGAGCCAGGCTACTAG
- a CDS encoding Spy/CpxP family protein refolding chaperone yields MKKTISVLLFTCLLTASLLFAQNPTPPDPATRVQHHVSFLTTALSLTPAQQSQATTIFTSDANNQSALHDSLKTAHQNLDTAIKNNDSAGIEQASTTIGNLTAQLTSAHAKAQAAFYQVLNTDQQTKLSQMHSQHHFGFGGPPHFGGGPGPASNPQVQN; encoded by the coding sequence ATGAAAAAAACAATCAGTGTTCTGCTGTTTACATGCCTTCTAACCGCATCTCTGCTATTCGCCCAGAATCCAACGCCACCCGATCCCGCAACACGAGTGCAGCATCATGTGAGTTTCCTTACCACCGCTCTGTCGCTGACGCCCGCACAGCAGAGTCAGGCCACCACGATTTTCACTAGTGATGCGAATAACCAGTCGGCCCTGCACGACAGCCTGAAGACCGCGCACCAGAATCTCGATACTGCCATTAAGAACAATGACAGCGCGGGAATCGAGCAGGCTTCCACCACAATTGGCAACCTGACGGCCCAGCTTACTTCGGCTCACGCCAAGGCGCAGGCGGCGTTCTATCAGGTCCTCAATACGGATCAACAGACGAAGCTCAGTCAAATGCACAGCCAGCATCATTTCGGTTTTGGCGGTCCGCCCCACTTTGGCGGAGGCCCGGGCCCGGCCAGCAATCCGCAGGTCCAAAACTAA